A stretch of Cicer arietinum cultivar CDC Frontier isolate Library 1 chromosome 5, Cicar.CDCFrontier_v2.0, whole genome shotgun sequence DNA encodes these proteins:
- the LOC101513280 gene encoding uncharacterized protein: protein MKPSTKHQAPSQYFCLMQPNLSASWLLQRAMSAKQQTDVPEDFINELLYANFSCMQRLGDPVLRPFLQDVVQFGALSKTLGLVMLTRPQILPSIFKQVGVPVLLDWSRHFLMLGYYTFLATFADPIVRSFLNTLPSKTSFRWKQHLEAWKYGAGLDYKL from the exons ATGAAACCAAGCACCAAGCACCAAGCACCTAGCCAATATTTTTGTCTAATGCAGCCCAACTTGAGTGCTTCATGGTTGCTTCAAAGAGCGATGTCAGCGAAGCAACAGACTGATGTTCCTGAAGATTTTATCAATGAACTTCTTTATGCCAATTTTAGTTGTATGCAG AGGCTTGGGGATCCAGTGCTACGACCATTTCTGCAG GATGTTGTACAGTTTGGAGCACTTTCCAAGACACTAGGCTTGGTTATGTTAACAAGGCCTCAAATACTCCCTTCCATATTCAAACAG GTTGGTGTTCCTGTACTACTTGATTGGTCCAGACATTTTCTGATGCTTGGTTACTACACCTTTCTCGCAACCTTTGCTGATCCTATTGTCAG GTCATTTTTAAATACACTACCATCCAAGACGAGTTTTCGGTGGAAACAACATCTCGAGGCGTGGAAATATGGTGCTGGCCTTGATTATAAGCTATAG